One part of the Phaenicophaeus curvirostris isolate KB17595 chromosome 2, BPBGC_Pcur_1.0, whole genome shotgun sequence genome encodes these proteins:
- the TMEM63B gene encoding CSC1-like protein 2 isoform X1 yields the protein MLPYVIATLGSAGAACKASTCNNSTKDYCYSARIRSTVLQGLPFGGVPTVLALDFMCFLALLFVFSILRKVAWDYGRLALVTDADRRRRWQTEREEREYVASALHSDNHDRYERLTSVSSSVDFDQRDNGFCSWLTAIFRIKDDEIRDKCGGDAVHYLSFQRHIIGLLVAVGVLSVGIVLPVNFSGDLLENNAYSFGRTTIANLNSGNNLLWLHTSFAFLYLLLTVYSMRRHTSKMRYKEDDMVKRTLFINGISKYAEPEKIKKHFEEAYANCTVLEARPCYDVARLMFLDAERKKAERGRIYFTNLQSKENTPSMINPKPCGHLCCCVIRGCEEVEAIEYYTKLEEKLKDDYKREKEKVNEKPLGMAFVTFHNETITAIILKDFNACKCQGCACRGEPRASSCSESLHVSNWTVSYAPDPQNIYWEHLSIRGFIWWIRCLVINVVLFILLFFLTTPAIIITTMDKFNVTKPVEYLNNPIITQFFPTLLLWCFSALLPTIVYYSAFFEAHWTRSGENRTTMHKCYTFLIFMVLLLPSLGLSSLDVFFRWLFDKKFLAEAAVRFECVFLPDNGAFFVNYVIASAFIGNAMDLLRIPGLLMYMIRLCLARSAAERRNVKRHQAYEFQFGAAYAWMMCVFTVVMTYSITCPIIVPFGLMYMLLKHLVDRYNLYYAYLPAKLDKKIHSGAVNQVVAAPILCLFWLLFFSTMRTGFLAPTSMFTFVVLVITIVICLCHVCFGHFKYLSAHNYKIDHTEVDAIENRQNGRPATNLPAPKSAKYIAQVLQDSSPEGEATESEEQGSQDEELINADGMNDTDFQSCEDSLIENEIHQ from the exons ATGCTTCCCTATGTGATTGCCACCCTGGGCTCAGCAGGGGCTGCCTGCAAAGCCTCCACATGCAACAACAGTACCAAGGACTACTGCTACAGTGCCCGCATCCGCAGCACTGTGCTGCAGGGACTGCCCTTCGGTGGGGTGCCCACTGTCCTAGCCCTCGACTTTATGTGCTTTCTT GCGTTGTTGTTTGTCTTTTCAATTTTGCGTAAAGTTGCGTGGGACTATGGACGTCTGGCCCTGGTGACTGATGCTGACAG GCGTCGACGCTGGCAGACGGAGCGAGAGGAACGGGAATA CGTAGCCTCCGCCCTGCACTCAGACAACCATGACCGCTATGAGCGCCTCACCTCCGTCTCCAGCTCTGTGGACTTCGACCAGAGAGACAAC GGTTTCTGCTCCTGGCTGACAGCCATCTTCAGGATAAA GGATGATGAGATCCGAGACAAGTGTGGAGGTGATGCGGTGCACTACCTGTCCTTCCAAAGGCACATCATTGGGCTGCTGGTGGCCGTGGGTGTGCTCTCCGTGGGCATCGTGTTACCTGTCAACTTCTCAGGGGACCTGCTAG AAAACAACGCCTACAGCTTTGGGAGGACAACTATCGCTAACCTGAATTCTGG GAATAACCTGCTGTGGCTGCACACGTCTTTTGCCTTCCTGTACCTGCTGCTGACAGTGTATAGCATGCGCAGGCACACCTCCAAAATGCGCTACAAAGAGGATGACATG gTTAAGCGAACTCTCTTCATCAATGGGATCTCAAAATATGCTGAgccagagaagatcaaaaagCATTTTGA AGAGGCCTACGCCAACTGCACGGTCCTGGAGGCCCGTCCCTGCTATGATGTAGCCCGGCTGATGTTTCTCGATGCAGAGAG GAAGAAAGCTGAGCGTGGGCGAATCTACTTCACCAACTTACAGAGCAAGGAGAACACCCCATCCATGATCAACCCCAAGCCCTGTGGCCACCTATGCTGCTGCGTCATCAGGGGCTGTGAGGAG GTGGAGGCCATCGAGTACTATACtaagctggaggagaagctcaaagatGACTACAAGcgggagaaggagaaggtgaaCGAAAAACCTCTTGGGATGGCCTTTGTCACCTTCCATAATGAGACCATCACAGCCAT aatcCTCAAAGATTTCAACGCTTGCAAGTGCCAGGGCTGTGCATGCCGTGGGGAGCCAAGGGCCTCCTCCTGCAGCGAGTCCCTCCACGTCTCCAACTGGACTGTCAGCTATGCCCCCGACCCACAGAACATCTACTG GGAACATCTTTCCATCCGGGGCTTCATATGGTGGATCCGCTGCCTTGTGATCAATGTGgtcctcttcatcctcctcttcttcctcaccaCTCCCGCTATCATCATCACCACTATGGACAAGTTCAACGTTACCAAGCCTGTGGAGTATCTCAAC AACCCCATCATCACCCAGTTCTTCCCCACCCTGTTGCTGTGGtgcttctctgctcttctgcccACCATTGTGTATTACTCTGCCTTCTTCGAAGCACACTGGACCAG GTCTGGAGAGAACAGGACAACCATGCACAAGTGTTACACCTTCCTCATCTTCATGGTCTTGCTGCTGCCATCGCTGGGCCTGAGCAG CTTGGATGTGTTTTTCCGCTGGCTGTTCGACAAAAAATTCCTTGCTGAAGCTGCCGTGCGATTTGA GTGTGTGTTCCTGCCAGACAACGGGGCCTTCTTTGTCAACTATGTCATCGCCTCTGCCTTCATTGGGAACGCAATGGACCTGTTGCGCATCCCTGGCTTGCTCATGTACATGATACGCCTCTGCCTGGCCCGCTCGGCTGCTGAGCGGAGGAATGTCAAAAGA CACCAGGCCTATGAGTTCCAATTTGGAGCTGCTTATGCCTGGATGATGTGTGTCTTCACTGTGGTCATGACATACAGCATCACTTGCCCCATCATCGTCCCTTTTG gGCTTATGTACATGCTGCTTAAGCACCTTGTGGACCGATACAACCTGTATTATGCATACCTGCCTGCCAAGCTGGACAAGAAGATCCATTCAGGGGCTGTGAACCAGGTGGTGGCAGCCCCCATCCTCTGCCTCTTCTGGCTTCTCTTCTTTTCTACCATGCGCACAG GATTCCTGGCCCCCACTTCCATGTTCACCTTTGTGGTTCTTGTGATCACCATTGTGATCTGCCTGTGTCACGTCTGCTTCGGGCACTTCAAATACCTCAGCGCTCACAACTACAAG aTTGACCACACGGAGGTGGATGCCATAGAAAACAGGCAGAATGGGAGACCTGCCACCAACCTGCCAGCTCCCAAATCAGCT AAATACATTGCCCAAGTGCTGCAGGATTCCTCGCCGGAGGGTGAAGCAACTGAGTCGGAGGA
- the TMEM63B gene encoding CSC1-like protein 2 isoform X2 codes for MLPYVIATLGSAGAACKASTCNNSTKDYCYSARIRSTVLQGLPFGGVPTVLALDFMCFLALLFVFSILRKVAWDYGRLALVTDADSVASALHSDNHDRYERLTSVSSSVDFDQRDNGFCSWLTAIFRIKDDEIRDKCGGDAVHYLSFQRHIIGLLVAVGVLSVGIVLPVNFSGDLLENNAYSFGRTTIANLNSGNNLLWLHTSFAFLYLLLTVYSMRRHTSKMRYKEDDMVKRTLFINGISKYAEPEKIKKHFEEAYANCTVLEARPCYDVARLMFLDAERKKAERGRIYFTNLQSKENTPSMINPKPCGHLCCCVIRGCEEVEAIEYYTKLEEKLKDDYKREKEKVNEKPLGMAFVTFHNETITAIILKDFNACKCQGCACRGEPRASSCSESLHVSNWTVSYAPDPQNIYWEHLSIRGFIWWIRCLVINVVLFILLFFLTTPAIIITTMDKFNVTKPVEYLNNPIITQFFPTLLLWCFSALLPTIVYYSAFFEAHWTRSGENRTTMHKCYTFLIFMVLLLPSLGLSSLDVFFRWLFDKKFLAEAAVRFECVFLPDNGAFFVNYVIASAFIGNAMDLLRIPGLLMYMIRLCLARSAAERRNVKRHQAYEFQFGAAYAWMMCVFTVVMTYSITCPIIVPFGLMYMLLKHLVDRYNLYYAYLPAKLDKKIHSGAVNQVVAAPILCLFWLLFFSTMRTGFLAPTSMFTFVVLVITIVICLCHVCFGHFKYLSAHNYKIDHTEVDAIENRQNGRPATNLPAPKSAKYIAQVLQDSSPEGEATESEEQGSQDEELINADGMNDTDFQSCEDSLIENEIHQ; via the exons ATGCTTCCCTATGTGATTGCCACCCTGGGCTCAGCAGGGGCTGCCTGCAAAGCCTCCACATGCAACAACAGTACCAAGGACTACTGCTACAGTGCCCGCATCCGCAGCACTGTGCTGCAGGGACTGCCCTTCGGTGGGGTGCCCACTGTCCTAGCCCTCGACTTTATGTGCTTTCTT GCGTTGTTGTTTGTCTTTTCAATTTTGCGTAAAGTTGCGTGGGACTATGGACGTCTGGCCCTGGTGACTGATGCTGACAG CGTAGCCTCCGCCCTGCACTCAGACAACCATGACCGCTATGAGCGCCTCACCTCCGTCTCCAGCTCTGTGGACTTCGACCAGAGAGACAAC GGTTTCTGCTCCTGGCTGACAGCCATCTTCAGGATAAA GGATGATGAGATCCGAGACAAGTGTGGAGGTGATGCGGTGCACTACCTGTCCTTCCAAAGGCACATCATTGGGCTGCTGGTGGCCGTGGGTGTGCTCTCCGTGGGCATCGTGTTACCTGTCAACTTCTCAGGGGACCTGCTAG AAAACAACGCCTACAGCTTTGGGAGGACAACTATCGCTAACCTGAATTCTGG GAATAACCTGCTGTGGCTGCACACGTCTTTTGCCTTCCTGTACCTGCTGCTGACAGTGTATAGCATGCGCAGGCACACCTCCAAAATGCGCTACAAAGAGGATGACATG gTTAAGCGAACTCTCTTCATCAATGGGATCTCAAAATATGCTGAgccagagaagatcaaaaagCATTTTGA AGAGGCCTACGCCAACTGCACGGTCCTGGAGGCCCGTCCCTGCTATGATGTAGCCCGGCTGATGTTTCTCGATGCAGAGAG GAAGAAAGCTGAGCGTGGGCGAATCTACTTCACCAACTTACAGAGCAAGGAGAACACCCCATCCATGATCAACCCCAAGCCCTGTGGCCACCTATGCTGCTGCGTCATCAGGGGCTGTGAGGAG GTGGAGGCCATCGAGTACTATACtaagctggaggagaagctcaaagatGACTACAAGcgggagaaggagaaggtgaaCGAAAAACCTCTTGGGATGGCCTTTGTCACCTTCCATAATGAGACCATCACAGCCAT aatcCTCAAAGATTTCAACGCTTGCAAGTGCCAGGGCTGTGCATGCCGTGGGGAGCCAAGGGCCTCCTCCTGCAGCGAGTCCCTCCACGTCTCCAACTGGACTGTCAGCTATGCCCCCGACCCACAGAACATCTACTG GGAACATCTTTCCATCCGGGGCTTCATATGGTGGATCCGCTGCCTTGTGATCAATGTGgtcctcttcatcctcctcttcttcctcaccaCTCCCGCTATCATCATCACCACTATGGACAAGTTCAACGTTACCAAGCCTGTGGAGTATCTCAAC AACCCCATCATCACCCAGTTCTTCCCCACCCTGTTGCTGTGGtgcttctctgctcttctgcccACCATTGTGTATTACTCTGCCTTCTTCGAAGCACACTGGACCAG GTCTGGAGAGAACAGGACAACCATGCACAAGTGTTACACCTTCCTCATCTTCATGGTCTTGCTGCTGCCATCGCTGGGCCTGAGCAG CTTGGATGTGTTTTTCCGCTGGCTGTTCGACAAAAAATTCCTTGCTGAAGCTGCCGTGCGATTTGA GTGTGTGTTCCTGCCAGACAACGGGGCCTTCTTTGTCAACTATGTCATCGCCTCTGCCTTCATTGGGAACGCAATGGACCTGTTGCGCATCCCTGGCTTGCTCATGTACATGATACGCCTCTGCCTGGCCCGCTCGGCTGCTGAGCGGAGGAATGTCAAAAGA CACCAGGCCTATGAGTTCCAATTTGGAGCTGCTTATGCCTGGATGATGTGTGTCTTCACTGTGGTCATGACATACAGCATCACTTGCCCCATCATCGTCCCTTTTG gGCTTATGTACATGCTGCTTAAGCACCTTGTGGACCGATACAACCTGTATTATGCATACCTGCCTGCCAAGCTGGACAAGAAGATCCATTCAGGGGCTGTGAACCAGGTGGTGGCAGCCCCCATCCTCTGCCTCTTCTGGCTTCTCTTCTTTTCTACCATGCGCACAG GATTCCTGGCCCCCACTTCCATGTTCACCTTTGTGGTTCTTGTGATCACCATTGTGATCTGCCTGTGTCACGTCTGCTTCGGGCACTTCAAATACCTCAGCGCTCACAACTACAAG aTTGACCACACGGAGGTGGATGCCATAGAAAACAGGCAGAATGGGAGACCTGCCACCAACCTGCCAGCTCCCAAATCAGCT AAATACATTGCCCAAGTGCTGCAGGATTCCTCGCCGGAGGGTGAAGCAACTGAGTCGGAGGA